The following proteins are encoded in a genomic region of Portunus trituberculatus isolate SZX2019 chromosome 13, ASM1759143v1, whole genome shotgun sequence:
- the LOC123502940 gene encoding vegetative cell wall protein gp1-like has protein sequence MSRLPVARRRKLACVPLKRNQRYRDLTLVSLTDESPPPSSLTPLARHPVSTTPSKPYPPNHTLLATPFQPPSFPPPRLRHTPATCSQHHSHPDPATPPHLSPATIIPVTLVPATPSPPHCSQHHSHPDPATPPHSSPATSSPATPPQPASSPPRLPTQVKGNIHGETSVGVKWEGKRRFEDWRESFQNRIYVPRGGFPGQLNSCQLEAT, from the exons ATGAGTCGCTTACCTGTTGCGCGGCGCCGGAAGCTCGCGTGTGTGCCGCTCAAAAGGAATCAGAGGTACCGTGATTTGACGCTTGTTTCCCTGACCGACGAGTCCCCGCCACCCTCGTCCCTGACACCCCTTGCTCGCCACCCCGTCTCCACCACACCCTCCAAACCATACCCTCCAAACCACACCCTTCTAGCCACACCCTTCCAGCCACCCTCGTTCCCGCCACCCCGTCTCCGCCACACCCCAGCCACCTGTTCCCAGCACCACAGCCATCCTGACCCAGCCACTCCGCCACACTTGTCTCCAGCCACTATCATTCCAGTCACCCTCGTTCCCGCCACCCCGTCTCCGCCACACTGTTCCCAGCACCACAGCCACCCTGACCCAGCCACTCCGCCACACTCGTCTCCAGCCACTTCGTCTCCCGCCACCCCGCCTCAGCCAGCTTCGTCTCCGCCCCGCCTCCCTACGCAGGTGAAGGGAAACATACATGGAGAGACATCTGTTGGAGtgaaatgggaagggaagagaaggtttGAGGATTGGAGGGAAAG TTTCCAGAACCGCATATATGTACCCCGCGGAGGGTTTCCAGGGCAGCTGAACTCGTGTCAACTGGAAGC GACTTGA